From Parasphaerochaeta coccoides DSM 17374, a single genomic window includes:
- a CDS encoding LysR family transcriptional regulator, producing MTLQQLKYVIGIVNYGSITEAAKQLFISQPSLSNAVKELENQLGIEIFNRSSKGITLSAEGTEFLSYARQVVEQADLLEQRYLYRKPLKSLCSFSTQHYAFAINSFVDLVTEFDGDEYEFTLRETRTYEIIDDVKKFHSEVGILYMSQFNQNVLSNILKDNNLVFHPLFEASPHIFISSKHPLAHRQSVSTDDLTPYPFLTFEQGEMNSFYFSEEMLSILPRNKIIHVSDRATLFNLVIGLNGYTISTGVLTRDLNGDQIIAIPLESDETMLVGWIENPRLRLSTFAEKYITKLKSHIAHHGFTLLS from the coding sequence ATGACATTACAGCAGTTGAAATATGTAATCGGCATTGTGAACTATGGTTCCATCACTGAGGCAGCCAAACAGCTTTTCATCTCACAGCCCAGCTTGTCTAACGCCGTGAAAGAACTTGAAAACCAGCTTGGCATAGAAATCTTCAACCGTTCTTCCAAAGGAATCACATTATCCGCCGAGGGTACAGAGTTTCTCTCCTATGCGCGCCAGGTCGTGGAACAAGCTGACCTGCTGGAACAGCGATATCTGTACCGAAAACCCCTGAAAAGCCTATGCTCCTTTTCCACACAACACTATGCATTCGCCATCAACTCCTTTGTTGACCTTGTAACCGAGTTTGACGGGGATGAGTATGAATTTACCCTGCGGGAAACTCGAACCTATGAAATCATAGACGATGTAAAAAAATTCCACAGTGAGGTCGGCATCCTCTACATGAGCCAGTTCAACCAGAATGTGCTGAGCAATATCCTGAAAGATAATAACTTGGTTTTTCATCCCCTCTTTGAGGCAAGCCCGCATATTTTCATCAGCTCCAAACATCCGTTGGCTCATCGGCAAAGCGTTTCAACGGATGATTTGACGCCTTATCCTTTCCTCACTTTTGAGCAAGGTGAGATGAACTCCTTCTATTTTTCAGAAGAAATGTTGAGTATCCTGCCACGCAACAAAATCATCCATGTCAGCGACAGGGCAACTTTGTTCAACCTTGTCATTGGATTGAATGGATACACCATTTCCACGGGAGTACTGACGCGGGACCTCAACGGGGATCAGATAATTGCCATTCCGCTGGAATCTGATGAAACGATGCTGGTTGGGTGGATTGAAAATCCTCGTCTCCGCCTTAGTACCTTTGCGGAGAAATACATTACCAAGCTCAAATCCCACATTGCCCACCATGGCTTCACACTCTTGTCCTAA
- a CDS encoding Pr6Pr family membrane protein: MNRQHGALIFRTFLCAASATATLFQIRPFSPSFSPVILSYFTIQSNILVSVYFLFLSIRSWKELIRHESQEPATLTPRFKGAVTMAIMLTGIVYMTLLAPGHLASDPRSFFNLSNLFVHGLTPLMVLLDWFLFSKKGLFLKKDIFLWTLIPIVYLTFIIIRAQFAEPFPGSSSRYPYAFIAIDTYGLSQVLLNLLVISIIYICIGWGYYALDRTLRKKESPTGNSP; this comes from the coding sequence ATGAATAGACAACATGGTGCATTAATCTTCCGTACTTTCCTGTGCGCGGCTTCGGCAACGGCCACATTGTTTCAAATCCGGCCGTTTTCCCCAAGTTTCTCACCTGTCATTCTTTCTTATTTCACCATTCAAAGCAATATTCTCGTATCCGTGTATTTCTTGTTTCTTTCCATACGTTCATGGAAAGAGTTGATCAGGCATGAATCACAAGAACCCGCCACCCTGACGCCACGTTTCAAAGGCGCGGTCACAATGGCAATCATGCTGACCGGCATCGTCTACATGACACTTCTTGCGCCGGGGCATCTCGCCTCTGACCCCCGTAGTTTCTTCAACCTGTCCAATCTTTTCGTCCATGGCCTGACGCCTCTCATGGTTCTGCTCGATTGGTTCCTGTTCAGCAAAAAAGGTCTGTTTCTGAAAAAAGACATCTTCCTATGGACTTTGATTCCTATTGTTTACTTAACATTCATCATCATCCGCGCTCAGTTTGCGGAACCCTTTCCCGGTTCATCGTCCCGATATCCATACGCATTCATTGCCATTGATACGTATGGTCTTTCCCAAGTACTGCTCAATCTCCTTGTTATTTCCATCATATATATCTGCATAGGATGGGGATACTACGCGCTTGACAGAACGCTGCGGAAGAAAGAGTCCCCGACAGGGAACAGTCCATGA
- a CDS encoding DUF3276 family protein: MALRGEVFSTKFTSNDRTYFFNVKENVYEDIFLNIVESKGTADDGRFIRQSLIVYQEDLGNFVQEFQKALDFIKLRATQKKPQRS, translated from the coding sequence ATGGCTTTGAGAGGGGAAGTTTTTTCCACCAAATTCACCAGCAATGACAGGACGTACTTCTTTAACGTCAAGGAAAACGTATACGAGGACATTTTCCTCAATATAGTGGAAAGCAAAGGAACCGCGGATGACGGACGTTTCATCCGACAGTCGCTGATAGTCTATCAGGAAGACTTGGGGAATTTCGTCCAGGAGTTCCAGAAGGCTCTCGATTTCATCAAGCTGAGGGCAACACAGAAAAAGCCGCAACGTTCATAG
- a CDS encoding ribonuclease HII, producing the protein MTNSYDTELFNQDESPSPRICGIDEAGRGPLAGPVCAAAVILPPDFPRDILGDSKKLSEKQRLAAEIIIREQAVWGIGWASAQEIDRYNILQATFRAMRRAVEKVIAQDRQVELLLIDGNRTFPHAIPSAAIIKGDSKVPEIMAASILAKTARDRFMRRMAEKWPEYNFEQHKGYPSRQHVSAYRTHGPCPLHRLSFHVPDYPEDSVGEL; encoded by the coding sequence ATGACAAATTCTTATGATACAGAGCTTTTCAACCAGGACGAATCACCTTCTCCCCGTATCTGCGGAATAGATGAAGCCGGTCGCGGCCCTCTTGCCGGTCCAGTCTGCGCGGCGGCCGTAATCCTTCCTCCGGATTTTCCCCGCGACATACTTGGCGATTCCAAGAAACTCTCCGAAAAACAGCGGCTTGCCGCGGAAATCATCATCCGTGAACAGGCCGTCTGGGGCATCGGTTGGGCATCGGCACAGGAAATCGACCGATACAACATCCTTCAGGCCACCTTTCGCGCCATGCGTCGTGCTGTGGAAAAAGTCATTGCGCAAGACAGACAGGTTGAACTATTGCTCATCGATGGCAACAGGACGTTCCCTCATGCAATTCCATCTGCCGCTATCATAAAGGGGGATTCCAAGGTTCCTGAAATCATGGCGGCGTCAATCCTGGCGAAGACTGCACGGGACAGGTTCATGCGCAGAATGGCTGAAAAATGGCCGGAGTACAACTTCGAGCAACATAAAGGTTATCCCTCACGCCAGCATGTCAGCGCCTATCGCACCCATGGTCCCTGCCCCCTGCACCGCCTGAGCTTCCATGTCCCGGATTATCCCGAAGACAGTGTAGGTGAACTATGA
- a CDS encoding chromosome segregation SMC family protein: MFLKTLEMIGFKSFADKTKLDFADGITCLLGPNGCGKSNIVDSIKWVLGEQSTKALRASRMDDVIFNGTDNRKPMGFAEVSLTISNEEGHLAIDAPEVEIRRRVYRNGNAEYYINRSPALLKNIKELFLDTGVGKSAYSILEQGKIDQILSHKPEDRRYIFEEAAGISRFKTQMNEAQRKLERTMENLEQVDAIFTEAKRTYTLRKGQAERVVIFKELEKQKTLLEVDTQLSTLKSYLLLKDSYIANQTKFAGELKHLTELLEQFENEIGAEQERMQEKMSRRSDIQSSISRLEAVVEGLNDKLSLISDRFREMLRRKDEAENQEQTYSERLERERNELAGKKQILADFVQRKERIEAEITGYQGNIELSRNMIAKQEGEIERKEADTLEQETIQAGLNESLQKITDDIVMELDKQLSESGYSSQARKRTEKQLIEYITALVNSLGTQKKFLSDLGKTSGLSATAIMESQEKYLDSLEESLDELKSLFQEYSGTVPVFIDEFLAPQGIITQKHDLDKRMAASRRRVQDNRIAVVSLRESNQRLDEQVELFRVQLQDAQLDLADLEGKRNAARDMAAQIQRIIDETEMSLGDVRRTRRNVEAQIADTQEMIRKVEKDRQEAKDNIMTLREELEILRNEMDAQSSELSGKRNLQSTSLSRQQELRVEIETLNSRIMSLDEMIQKVYTDFYDNTGKSLKEYDKRLEEDIPDTSYLREQLNAIKQKIANMGTINHMAEDEFEQAKERYEFLNTQIEDLNKAKRDLEEVVTEIRSRSEELFMDSYTKISANFQSMFRRLFGGGRAELNLVDPENILESGIDILAQPPGKKLTNLTLLSGGERSMTAVAMLFATYMVKPSPFSILDEIDAALDDKNVGNFLSVLQEFGLKSQFIIITHNKHTVTGGQTLLGVTQQEAGISTTVSYRVGNQAGAPVIVSEQGKTISLDSPSEFFN; this comes from the coding sequence TTGTTCTTGAAAACTCTTGAAATGATTGGATTCAAATCCTTCGCCGATAAGACAAAGCTGGATTTCGCCGACGGTATCACATGTCTCCTGGGGCCGAATGGTTGCGGGAAAAGCAATATCGTTGACAGCATCAAATGGGTCTTGGGGGAACAGTCTACCAAAGCCCTGCGAGCCAGCCGCATGGACGATGTCATCTTCAACGGCACGGACAACCGCAAGCCCATGGGATTTGCGGAGGTCTCCCTGACCATCAGCAATGAGGAAGGTCACTTGGCAATCGATGCCCCTGAAGTGGAAATCCGCCGACGCGTCTATCGTAATGGCAATGCTGAATACTACATCAATCGTTCTCCCGCTCTCCTGAAGAACATCAAGGAACTGTTCCTTGACACCGGTGTGGGTAAAAGCGCTTATTCCATACTGGAACAGGGAAAGATAGACCAGATACTCTCCCATAAACCTGAGGATCGGCGTTACATCTTTGAGGAAGCCGCGGGAATAAGCCGTTTCAAGACGCAAATGAATGAAGCCCAGCGCAAGCTGGAGCGGACCATGGAGAATCTTGAGCAGGTCGATGCCATCTTCACGGAAGCAAAACGGACCTACACGCTCCGCAAGGGTCAGGCTGAAAGGGTTGTCATCTTCAAGGAACTGGAAAAACAGAAGACACTCCTTGAAGTCGATACCCAGCTTTCCACGCTCAAGTCGTATCTCTTGCTCAAAGATTCCTACATAGCGAACCAAACCAAGTTTGCCGGCGAACTGAAACATCTAACCGAGCTTCTTGAACAATTTGAAAATGAAATCGGAGCGGAACAGGAAAGGATGCAGGAGAAGATGTCGCGCCGTTCAGACATTCAAAGCTCGATCAGCCGTCTTGAAGCTGTGGTCGAAGGTCTCAACGACAAGCTGAGCCTCATTTCCGACAGGTTCCGTGAGATGCTTCGTCGTAAGGACGAGGCGGAAAACCAGGAACAGACATATTCCGAACGCCTTGAACGGGAAAGGAACGAACTTGCGGGGAAAAAGCAGATACTCGCCGATTTCGTCCAGCGAAAGGAGCGGATTGAAGCGGAGATAACCGGCTACCAAGGCAACATCGAACTGTCAAGGAACATGATTGCCAAACAAGAGGGAGAAATTGAACGGAAAGAAGCAGACACGCTTGAGCAGGAAACAATCCAGGCGGGATTGAACGAATCCCTACAGAAGATTACAGATGACATTGTCATGGAACTGGACAAACAGTTGAGTGAAAGTGGATATTCTTCCCAGGCACGCAAGAGGACGGAAAAGCAGCTCATTGAATATATCACCGCGCTGGTCAATTCCCTGGGGACGCAGAAGAAATTCCTGTCCGACCTGGGAAAAACAAGCGGACTTTCTGCGACGGCCATCATGGAAAGCCAGGAGAAATACCTCGATTCGCTTGAAGAATCCCTAGATGAACTGAAAAGCCTGTTCCAGGAGTACAGCGGTACTGTTCCCGTGTTCATTGATGAATTTCTTGCTCCGCAGGGCATCATCACACAGAAGCATGATTTGGACAAAAGGATGGCGGCAAGCAGACGCCGGGTACAGGATAATCGTATTGCCGTGGTTTCCCTGAGGGAAAGCAACCAAAGACTGGACGAGCAGGTTGAACTTTTCCGTGTCCAACTTCAGGACGCGCAGCTTGATTTAGCTGACCTTGAGGGAAAACGCAATGCCGCACGGGACATGGCGGCCCAGATACAGCGTATCATTGATGAAACGGAGATGAGTCTTGGAGACGTGCGCCGCACCCGCAGGAATGTGGAGGCGCAGATTGCCGACACCCAGGAAATGATCCGCAAGGTGGAGAAGGACCGGCAGGAAGCCAAGGACAACATCATGACCTTGCGTGAGGAGCTGGAAATCCTTCGCAACGAGATGGACGCCCAGTCCAGCGAACTAAGCGGCAAACGGAATCTACAAAGTACATCACTTTCCCGTCAGCAGGAACTTCGTGTTGAGATTGAAACCCTGAACAGCCGCATCATGAGTCTCGACGAGATGATTCAGAAAGTCTATACCGATTTCTATGATAACACGGGCAAAAGCCTCAAAGAATATGACAAACGGCTTGAGGAGGATATCCCGGATACTTCCTATCTTCGCGAGCAACTGAATGCCATCAAGCAAAAGATTGCCAATATGGGTACTATCAACCATATGGCGGAAGATGAATTTGAACAGGCAAAGGAACGCTATGAATTTCTCAACACCCAGATAGAAGATCTGAACAAGGCCAAGCGCGACCTGGAAGAAGTTGTCACGGAGATACGCAGCCGTAGTGAAGAACTGTTCATGGATTCATACACGAAGATCAGCGCAAATTTCCAGTCGATGTTCCGCCGTCTCTTTGGTGGGGGCAGGGCGGAGCTGAACTTGGTTGATCCTGAGAATATCCTGGAGTCGGGCATTGATATCCTTGCGCAACCTCCGGGGAAGAAACTGACGAACCTTACGTTGCTTTCCGGTGGGGAACGTTCCATGACGGCCGTGGCTATGCTTTTCGCGACCTACATGGTCAAACCGTCTCCGTTCAGCATCCTGGATGAGATTGATGCTGCGCTGGATGATAAGAATGTCGGAAACTTCCTGAGCGTACTACAGGAATTTGGCTTAAAGAGCCAGTTCATCATCATCACCCATAACAAGCATACTGTGACTGGCGGACAGACGCTTCTGGGTGTCACACAGCAGGAAGCAGGAATCTCCACCACGGTCAGCTACCGGGTCGGCAACCAGGCAGGGGCGCCTGTCATTGTCAGCGAACAAGGCAAGACGATTAGTCTGGATAGTCCGAGTGAATTCTTCAATTGA
- the ffh gene encoding signal recognition particle protein: MFESISQKFSGIMRSLSGKSKISEKNVRDAVEEIKLALLDADVNLRVVRRFVNGTLDEALGEKVLSAVDPGQQFVKIVYDRMVALLGDPEGQKLSLRGPDVVTVILMMGLQGSGKTTTSAKLALRLKKEGRRPLLAAADLVRPAAIDQLQVLGSKVDVPVHVLPGASDPVKVAVDALARAKREQRDVLIIDTAGRMHLDDTLMTEIKKVRDAVKPDETLFVADAMTGQNAVSIAEEFEKRIGISGVILSKFDSDARGGAALSLRSVVGKPIKFIGVGEKPEDFEPFYPERMASRILGMGDIVSLVEKAQETMDIEEAEKMQRKMAKNTFDLQDYLEQLDRMTKMGGVGKMLEMIPGTQGQISEDDIDKAELKREKAIIQSMTYTERENCHIIGPTRRKRIARGSGSSVNDVNRLLRKFEKMRLTMKKFAKNKKYQAEMLKQMGI, encoded by the coding sequence ATGTTCGAGTCAATCAGTCAGAAATTCAGCGGTATCATGCGCTCATTATCGGGAAAGTCGAAGATTTCCGAAAAGAATGTGCGGGATGCTGTTGAGGAAATAAAGCTTGCCTTGCTTGATGCGGATGTCAACCTGCGTGTCGTCAGGCGTTTCGTCAATGGAACTCTGGATGAGGCATTGGGCGAGAAAGTGTTGTCTGCGGTTGATCCAGGCCAGCAGTTCGTCAAGATTGTCTATGACCGCATGGTTGCGCTGCTTGGTGATCCAGAGGGGCAGAAACTCAGTCTTCGAGGTCCGGACGTCGTCACTGTCATCCTCATGATGGGTCTCCAAGGTTCAGGTAAAACCACTACATCAGCAAAACTTGCCCTCCGTCTCAAGAAAGAAGGCAGAAGACCACTCCTTGCCGCCGCCGACCTGGTGCGGCCCGCAGCTATCGACCAGCTTCAGGTTCTTGGCTCAAAGGTTGATGTTCCTGTCCATGTACTTCCCGGAGCATCAGATCCAGTAAAAGTCGCCGTTGACGCTCTTGCGCGCGCAAAACGTGAGCAGCGCGATGTGCTAATCATCGACACAGCCGGACGGATGCATCTTGACGATACCTTGATGACAGAGATTAAAAAGGTGCGCGATGCCGTCAAGCCCGATGAGACCCTGTTCGTAGCTGATGCCATGACCGGTCAAAATGCGGTGAGCATTGCCGAAGAATTTGAGAAAAGAATAGGTATCAGTGGTGTCATCCTCAGCAAGTTCGATTCCGATGCCCGAGGTGGCGCCGCGCTTTCGTTGCGCTCCGTAGTTGGCAAGCCGATAAAGTTCATAGGCGTAGGTGAGAAACCAGAAGACTTTGAGCCTTTCTATCCGGAGAGGATGGCAAGCCGTATCTTGGGGATGGGCGATATCGTTTCCCTTGTGGAGAAAGCCCAAGAGACCATGGATATCGAGGAAGCCGAGAAAATGCAGAGGAAGATGGCGAAGAACACCTTCGACCTGCAAGATTATCTCGAACAGCTCGACCGCATGACCAAGATGGGTGGAGTAGGCAAGATGCTGGAGATGATTCCCGGAACACAGGGACAAATCAGTGAAGATGACATCGACAAGGCTGAATTGAAACGTGAGAAAGCCATCATCCAATCCATGACCTATACGGAACGAGAGAATTGTCATATAATCGGTCCTACGCGCCGAAAACGCATTGCACGGGGCAGTGGGTCGAGCGTGAATGATGTGAACAGACTTCTGCGTAAGTTTGAAAAGATGAGACTTACCATGAAGAAATTCGCAAAAAACAAGAAATACCAGGCTGAAATGTTGAAGCAGATGGGTATATAA
- the rpsP gene encoding 30S ribosomal protein S16, whose translation MRLKRFGSKKRPYYRIVVMDSRQAPSSKTIDEVGQYHPVENKEKQVIVDAAKVKSWLAKGVQPSATVKQLLNKQGITIDRTVQE comes from the coding sequence ATGAGATTGAAAAGATTCGGTTCCAAGAAGAGACCCTACTACAGGATAGTCGTCATGGACAGCCGTCAGGCACCGAGTAGCAAGACCATCGATGAGGTTGGACAGTACCATCCCGTCGAGAACAAGGAAAAGCAGGTCATCGTCGATGCCGCCAAGGTAAAGAGCTGGCTGGCCAAGGGCGTACAGCCCAGCGCGACTGTGAAGCAGCTGCTGAACAAGCAGGGGATCACCATTGACCGGACTGTCCAGGAGTAA
- a CDS encoding KH domain-containing protein — MEKELVEFIVKSLVDTPDEVNITTVEGEKSTILELRVAADDVGKVIGKQGRIAKAIRTILSASATRDGKRTVLEILD; from the coding sequence ATGGAAAAAGAACTTGTTGAATTCATTGTCAAATCACTGGTAGATACTCCGGATGAAGTGAATATCACGACCGTCGAAGGAGAAAAGTCCACTATCCTTGAACTCAGGGTTGCGGCGGACGATGTCGGAAAGGTCATCGGGAAGCAGGGACGCATTGCAAAAGCAATCCGGACTATCCTGTCTGCCTCGGCGACCAGAGATGGCAAGCGGACTGTCTTGGAAATCCTTGACTGA
- the rimM gene encoding ribosome maturation factor RimM (Essential for efficient processing of 16S rRNA), whose protein sequence is MFATGMIKTPHGIRGEVKVVLFGDAPEWFKKLKNVELRSPDGKAIRTCKVETCRMTSRMLIVKFQEFDTPETARSVSGWEVWIPREKAAPLEKGEYYLSDLMGCNLTVDGQAVAHVVGFVDTVHPILLEVVASVDGRTYYVPFSAHFTGDVDVTGKTIVLTAPWVLA, encoded by the coding sequence ATGTTCGCGACAGGAATGATTAAGACTCCCCACGGTATTCGCGGGGAAGTCAAAGTCGTCCTTTTCGGCGATGCTCCGGAATGGTTCAAGAAGCTGAAGAATGTTGAGCTCCGGTCTCCTGACGGGAAAGCAATCCGAACCTGCAAGGTGGAAACATGCCGGATGACATCACGCATGTTGATTGTCAAGTTTCAGGAGTTTGATACGCCTGAAACTGCTCGTTCCGTCTCAGGCTGGGAAGTCTGGATACCTCGTGAGAAAGCTGCTCCTCTGGAGAAAGGGGAGTATTATCTGTCTGACCTCATGGGTTGTAATCTGACTGTCGATGGACAAGCCGTTGCGCATGTCGTAGGTTTCGTTGACACGGTTCATCCTATACTCCTTGAAGTGGTCGCGTCAGTGGATGGGCGGACTTATTATGTTCCGTTCTCTGCGCATTTCACAGGAGATGTTGATGTCACTGGGAAAACCATAGTCCTGACCGCCCCTTGGGTATTGGCATGA
- the trmD gene encoding tRNA (guanosine(37)-N1)-methyltransferase TrmD, with the protein MNITILTLFPEMVEGFFTNSIMARSVASGLVMYKITNFRDYAEDRHHTCDDAPYGGGAGMVLKPEPLFKALEAADAKNKHVVLPSPSGRRFTQEVAERLSKEKELLFICGHYEGIDQRVIDTYVDEELSVGDYVISSGEVAVLVMVDAIYRLIDGVISEESLKEESFSDGLLEYPHYTRPETYCGKKVPDVLLSGHHANIARWRQKMRLRKTLLNRPELLENVVLDAFSRKILDELRTEREGD; encoded by the coding sequence ATGAACATCACTATCCTGACGCTTTTTCCAGAGATGGTTGAAGGTTTCTTTACCAATTCAATCATGGCTCGATCGGTGGCAAGCGGACTGGTGATGTACAAGATTACGAATTTCCGTGATTACGCTGAAGATCGGCATCACACCTGTGATGACGCGCCCTATGGCGGAGGCGCGGGGATGGTGTTGAAACCGGAACCGCTTTTCAAGGCACTGGAAGCTGCGGATGCCAAAAATAAGCATGTGGTATTGCCTTCTCCTTCCGGTAGGAGATTTACGCAGGAAGTAGCTGAGCGACTGAGCAAGGAAAAGGAACTTCTGTTTATTTGCGGGCATTATGAAGGTATTGACCAGCGCGTGATTGACACGTATGTCGATGAGGAACTGTCCGTCGGAGATTATGTGATAAGCTCCGGGGAGGTAGCTGTCCTGGTGATGGTTGATGCGATTTACCGGTTGATTGATGGTGTGATTAGCGAGGAATCGCTGAAAGAAGAAAGTTTTTCTGATGGTCTGTTGGAATATCCGCACTATACCAGGCCGGAAACCTATTGCGGAAAAAAGGTGCCTGATGTATTATTGTCGGGTCATCACGCCAACATAGCGCGTTGGCGTCAGAAAATGAGGCTTCGTAAGACTTTGTTGAACAGGCCGGAACTGCTGGAGAATGTTGTGTTGGATGCGTTCTCCCGGAAAATATTGGATGAATTGAGAACAGAACGAGAAGGGGACTGA
- the rplS gene encoding 50S ribosomal protein L19: protein MDVIKAIEAEQIKEDFEDFSIGDTVKVYFKIVEGATERVQVYEGLVIAKNNSGVRRTFTVRKISYGVGVERIFPLHSPRVEKVEVVRYGRVRRAKLYYIRDKVGKKAKVPELIKRKVEAPKV, encoded by the coding sequence ATGGACGTAATCAAGGCAATCGAAGCCGAGCAAATCAAGGAAGACTTCGAAGATTTCAGCATTGGTGATACTGTCAAAGTGTATTTCAAGATAGTCGAGGGCGCTACTGAACGTGTCCAGGTGTATGAAGGTCTTGTCATTGCCAAGAACAACAGCGGAGTTCGTCGCACCTTTACTGTCCGCAAGATTTCCTACGGGGTGGGCGTGGAGCGTATTTTCCCCCTGCATTCCCCCCGTGTCGAGAAGGTCGAGGTCGTGCGTTATGGTCGTGTCCGTCGCGCTAAGCTATACTACATTCGCGATAAGGTAGGCAAGAAGGCCAAGGTGCCTGAGCTTATCAAGCGTAAGGTTGAAGCACCCAAGGTATGA
- a CDS encoding YraN family protein, translating to MENRKDVSRRNVWKKGEDAACKLLTRWGWKVLAKNWHSIRGEIDIIAIDSSQDVVAVEVKARSSGTWDSDRAATLVSPWKIVKVCRCLADFLACHPGLLYHRQRVDAICLVNGATYYFRGINDEWN from the coding sequence ATGGAAAACCGCAAGGATGTGTCCCGCAGAAACGTCTGGAAGAAGGGAGAGGATGCCGCTTGTAAGCTTCTGACTCGTTGGGGTTGGAAGGTTCTTGCTAAAAATTGGCATTCCATTCGTGGAGAGATTGACATAATAGCCATTGATTCGTCTCAGGATGTGGTGGCTGTCGAGGTGAAAGCCCGCAGTTCCGGAACATGGGACTCCGACCGGGCTGCAACTCTGGTTTCTCCGTGGAAGATTGTCAAGGTATGCCGCTGTCTTGCCGACTTTCTTGCATGTCACCCTGGATTGCTATATCATAGGCAACGTGTCGATGCAATATGTCTTGTAAACGGCGCGACATACTATTTCCGAGGAATAAATGATGAATGGAACTGA
- the coaD gene encoding pantetheine-phosphate adenylyltransferase, whose translation MNVIKRREAILPGSFDPPTNGHLDIIRRSALLYDKLYVIVADNVQKHYFFSSRERQEMLADLLKDSPNIEIHVWSGLVVEFARQRKIGVMIRGVRALVDFGYEFELAMTNKQLYPELEVLFMPTSPEYFILRSSGIKEMAAYGADISMMVPASVALKIKERVTLLT comes from the coding sequence ATGAATGTAATCAAGCGCAGAGAGGCGATTCTTCCCGGTTCTTTTGATCCTCCGACGAATGGACATCTGGATATCATCCGGCGTTCCGCGTTGCTCTATGACAAGCTGTATGTCATCGTGGCTGACAACGTTCAGAAGCACTATTTTTTTTCTTCCAGGGAACGGCAGGAAATGCTTGCTGACCTTTTGAAAGACAGTCCGAACATTGAAATCCATGTCTGGAGCGGTTTAGTCGTTGAATTTGCCCGCCAAAGAAAAATAGGTGTCATGATTCGTGGCGTCCGTGCCTTGGTTGATTTCGGATATGAGTTCGAGCTGGCAATGACGAACAAGCAGCTCTATCCTGAGCTGGAGGTGTTGTTCATGCCGACATCTCCCGAATACTTCATCCTGCGTTCCAGCGGGATTAAGGAAATGGCGGCATACGGCGCGGATATCTCCATGATGGTTCCGGCTTCCGTTGCGCTGAAGATTAAGGAACGTGTCACGTTATTGACATGA
- the rpmF gene encoding 50S ribosomal protein L32, whose translation MAVPKYKTSKARAASRKSANMRLAAPTLTVCGTCGNMILPHRVCPKCGSYRGKQVMSREELN comes from the coding sequence ATGGCAGTACCAAAATATAAGACGTCAAAAGCCCGCGCGGCTTCCCGTAAGTCAGCGAACATGCGTCTCGCAGCTCCCACGTTGACGGTGTGTGGAACCTGTGGGAACATGATTCTTCCCCACAGGGTGTGCCCCAAGTGCGGATCGTATCGCGGCAAGCAAGTAATGAGCCGTGAAGAATTGAACTGA
- the acpP gene encoding acyl carrier protein, whose protein sequence is MDSKEVFEKIKALISKKLEIDENKVTLGASFRKDLGADSLDTYELVYAIEEELGVSIPDEKANEFETVKDAVDFLSSQL, encoded by the coding sequence ATGGATAGCAAGGAAGTTTTTGAAAAAATAAAGGCTTTGATTTCCAAGAAACTGGAGATTGATGAGAATAAAGTAACGCTTGGGGCTTCATTCCGCAAGGACTTGGGCGCGGACAGCTTGGATACCTACGAGTTGGTCTATGCGATTGAAGAAGAACTTGGCGTGTCTATTCCTGACGAGAAAGCCAATGAATTCGAAACAGTGAAGGATGCCGTAGACTTCCTGTCATCGCAGCTTTGA